DNA from Alnus glutinosa chromosome 2, dhAlnGlut1.1, whole genome shotgun sequence:
CGAATTTAATACAAGATTAATGGATTAAGGTTGAAgatctgacccgtttaattaagtGAATCGGGTTAGAATtgatttatatagttttatactaaTGTCTCGATACGGCCTAAACCAGACATGATATTTAAGTTTGACAATTTTTAGCACAACTTGTAAACTCTACATGAACTCAATATAAAATTGATGGGTTAGATTTGACGTATATAATGTTATAATCATGCATTGACATGATTCAAATTTGATATGCGAATACGAATTGATATTGTAATTCGCATGCTTATCCGAGCCCAATCAGTAAAACCGGCCAGGCCCAATCCCAGTAGGAAATTGAAGACATACCTTACATTCTTGCACCGGGCTGCCATGGCCCATGGGCCTCTATCTCAACCCCACttcaaatagtaaaaaaaaaaaaaaacgaaacccATTATTGTCAGAATCTCAGCGAAACAAAAGGTATTGTTTTGACATCTAAAAGCATTTACCTCCTCCtagggttttagaaaaaattgtgTTGGACAGCATGAGGAAGCTAAAATTTCATGAGAAGAAGCTACTGAAGAAGGTTGATTTTTTGGAGTGGAAGAATGAACATGGTCACAGAGAGGCCTTTGTTATGCAACGCTACCATGTCACTGGCCGTGACGATTACAAGAAGTACcctcctttcttttttgaagtTCTCACTTTTCTATTCAAAACCCACAAATTGTTCTTTGCTTATTTCATGGTTTTCAGctagttctttaatttttgtttttgggaatAGGTATGCGGGTTTGTGCCGAATGGTGCAGAAGCTAGTGAGCATTTTGATGAGGATGGACTCGAAAGAACCTTTTCGGATTCAAATGACTGATATGCTGCTCGAAAAGCTGTGAGTttgttcgttttttttttttttttaagctctaCCAGTAAGTAAGGGAAAAAgaaccaagaaaagaaaatgataatagcaatgttgataatttttaagattttaagttTTGTTTAAGTATATTAGCCATTGGAAGGTGCTAAATGGAGAGaatcaaatggagaggatccaaattcctGATTTGGCCCCATATCAAAATTAACccatatttttggaatattttgatATATAAGTTTGCATCTTGTAGCCCACATCGTTGGTTAAGTTGCCCAGAAAGAAGTTTTATACGTTTCCCACTTATAAGTTTGAGCAGTTGATTAGCCTAATCACTGCGAATTTATTGACGTAATTtgttcaccaaaaaaaaaagaaagaagaagaattagaACAGTTGTGAAGTTGTTGATTTTAAATAGTTATATGTGCTTCAACATCCCGTGTTTACATAAATACTTATAATTATCCCCCGGGAAATTTTTTAATGGTCAAAGGCTTTGTCCACTAGGTTGGGGGTCTGTGGATCCCCAATTTGCAGAGTAAAAGTTTGCAAATCCTATTCTTGTGATCAGTAAGTGCAAATGTACTTggaatttttttgtgtttagttGAAGGGAATGTGTCTAGAACTTCTTATTTAAAAATTCTCTGTTGAAAGGCTACTTACTCAACATCTATGAAGGCATCTCTTTAGCTGGGCGATCAACTTCTATTCTGTCATCTTCTGGGGATTTTTCATACATTTTCTGCACCATGCAGCTTCAGGTCATAAGGCAGAATGGTCACCTACCCGCAATGTTTATAGGAATCTTGATCTTCCCGTTTCTAATGCAGGTGTCTTGAGCCGTCTAAGCAAGATCTTTCctccaatttttaaaataccttcTTTACTTCATCACAGATTTTGAGGCAATGGAACTGGGGTCTTTAAAACTGATATGTGTTGATATATGGCATATTTAGCCTAGAAACTCTTAGGGACTGACAGCCATTGTCTATAGATGACAGATCAGGATGTGATTCCATTGCCATGTGGCTAGATTGAGGCTTTCATTTTGAACTCTAATTTGCGAATGAGCTCTAGCCAAAATGAAGACTCTTCCCCCGTAAGAAGAGAATGGAGGGTGTGGTTGTGGGTTCAAAACCCACTGTGTTGGTGTATAACTTAGCAAtcttaaaaaaacgaaaaagttATTGAACTCCCATATGAATATTTCGGGTCTTGTAGACTATTTTTATGCTTGTTCCAAGGGTATGGTATGTAAGAGAGCAGTGAAAACTAAATCCTTATTTGGACGGTAATACTGTTGTCATTTCAACTGTCATTCATTATTGAAGAGTTATGTATATTTACTGTGTGTTTTTGTCAATGACAGGTACAACATGGGTGTAATACCATCGAAGCAAAATATTGATGCTTTAAAAGTTTGTGAACGCATAACCGTGTCATCCTTCTGTAGGTAAAGCAAAACCTTCACAAATAAATCTCTCTTTCTTACAGTGCTCTAACAGGACAACTCTCTCAAAGAAGCAAAACGTTGCATATTTTATGCACCACAATGAATATATagcaaatcttttaaaaaaaaataaaaaataaaaaatattgcttTTCATGTCGGTGCAAAGCCTCTTCCTTCATTGGTATAGATAAGGGACATTTATTCTGTGCATTTGTCCTCCTTGCAGACGCAGGCTCTCAACTGTTTTGGTGCGGTTGAAGTTTTGTGAACACTTGAAAGAAGCTGTCACATACATAGAGCAGGGACATATACGAGTGGGTCCAGAGACAGTTACCGACCCAGCATTCCTTGTAACGAGGAATATGGAAGACTTCGTTACGTGGGTAGATTCATCCAAGATCAAGAGAAAGGTGCTGCAATACAATGATCAGTTGGACGACTATGATGCGATGACCTGAGCGTATTCTCTGTTTCGTTTTTTTCCCTTCTCCTTTTGGGTGGATGAAGTGAATGGTTTTATATTGATTCATATATAATGTAGCAAAGATGGGGAttagagcattcccaatggATTATGTATTTCTCACTTGTAGCTAGAATAGCTAAGCAAAATCACAGAAGTTATCCGTCCCATTATCTActaaaaatcaaaatagaatTGTCTTTGgatttgtgaatagtgtaaCTTCACATGTGAATTGAACATACGAATTGCTAATAATCACATGTGAAGTTACAATATTtacaaatgcatttttttttttaatattcttatgggcctctctcctctctctttccctttattttattttatttcttttttcttttttctttctcacgGTTGCTTGCGATTATAATTGTTTAgttgttattttttacttaaaaaaaaaaaaaaaaaaaaagctaagaaagaaaaaaagaaaaaactcataTTGCATTaacaacttttttcaatttcattgatGATATTAGTTTTAGTTGAACTTGGTCACTATAGTATAAACAGTTCAAAGATTGCAATTCTTTCTATAGCATGGTGCAGAATAGTAGTGAACTTTAATGACAGTTAGAAAAATGAccgttaaaaaattattgtgttaGAAAAATGATCGTTTTAACgaaataataattgta
Protein-coding regions in this window:
- the LOC133861055 gene encoding uncharacterized protein LOC133861055, whose amino-acid sequence is MRKLKFHEKKLLKKVDFLEWKNEHGHREAFVMQRYHVTGRDDYKKYAGLCRMVQKLVSILMRMDSKEPFRIQMTDMLLEKLYNMGVIPSKQNIDALKVCERITVSSFCRRRLSTVLVRLKFCEHLKEAVTYIEQGHIRVGPETVTDPAFLVTRNMEDFVTWVDSSKIKRKVLQYNDQLDDYDAMT